From the genome of Alosa alosa isolate M-15738 ecotype Scorff River chromosome 20, AALO_Geno_1.1, whole genome shotgun sequence, one region includes:
- the dazl gene encoding deleted in azoospermia-like isoform X3, which yields MPFSKDIQKQRNVNGYQMGPSLKLSNGYVLPEGKMTPNTLFVGGIDTKVDENEIKDFFARYGPIKEVKIITYRGGICKGYGFVYFNDDVDIQTIVEQQISFKGRKLKLGPAIMKERSSRAVQSHLVGSASWMTPPQYIYCSCCPPTLSAPPNSPVLNAAGQYLQPYPYSSLPGVMIPQMPVGYAQTACAYQYASPHWSGEQRTRLINQGFLSWHCS from the exons ATGCCATTTTCTAAGGATATTCAGAAACAGCGCAACGTTAACGGATATCAGATGGGGCCTTCACTGAAACTTTCAAATGGATATGTTTTACCCGAAGGCAAAATGACaccaaacacactttttgttgGGGGAATCGACACGAAG GTGGACGAGAACGAAATAAAGGACTTCTTTGCCAGATATGGCCCAATAAAAGAAGTGAAAATAATAACATACCGCGGGGGCATATGCAAAGG ATATGGCTTTGTGTACTTCAATGATGACGTCGATATACAGACCATAGTTGAA CAACAGATCAGTTTTAAAGGACGAAAACTCAAGTTGGGACCAGCCATCATGAAGGAGAGAAGCTCAC GTGCTGTGCAGTCTCACCTTGTTGGCAGTGCTTCATGGATGACTCCCCCCCAGTACATCTATTGCAGCTGTTGCCCCCCAACTCTCAGCGCCCCTCCGAACTCTCCGGTCCTCAACGCGGCCGGGCAGTACTTACAG CCTTACCCATACTCTAGTCTGCCTGGAGTCATGATCCCTCAGATGCCTGTAGGCTACGCACAGACTGCCTGCGCTTAtcag tatgCCTCTCCACACTGGTCAGGGGAACAGAGGACGCGACTCATCAATCAG gGGTTCTTGTCGTGGCATTGCTCCTAA
- the dazl gene encoding deleted in azoospermia-like isoform X1, which yields MPFSKDIQKQRNVNGYQMGPSLKLSNGYVLPEGKMTPNTLFVGGIDTKVDENEIKDFFARYGPIKEVKIITYRGGICKGYGFVYFNDDVDIQTIVEQQISFKGRKLKLGPAIMKERSSRAVQSHLVGSASWMTPPQYIYCSCCPPTLSAPPNSPVLNAAGQYLQPYPYSSLPGVMIPQMPVGYAQTACAYQYASPHWSGEQRTRLINQNYVDCGVQTLLTLL from the exons ATGCCATTTTCTAAGGATATTCAGAAACAGCGCAACGTTAACGGATATCAGATGGGGCCTTCACTGAAACTTTCAAATGGATATGTTTTACCCGAAGGCAAAATGACaccaaacacactttttgttgGGGGAATCGACACGAAG GTGGACGAGAACGAAATAAAGGACTTCTTTGCCAGATATGGCCCAATAAAAGAAGTGAAAATAATAACATACCGCGGGGGCATATGCAAAGG ATATGGCTTTGTGTACTTCAATGATGACGTCGATATACAGACCATAGTTGAA CAACAGATCAGTTTTAAAGGACGAAAACTCAAGTTGGGACCAGCCATCATGAAGGAGAGAAGCTCAC GTGCTGTGCAGTCTCACCTTGTTGGCAGTGCTTCATGGATGACTCCCCCCCAGTACATCTATTGCAGCTGTTGCCCCCCAACTCTCAGCGCCCCTCCGAACTCTCCGGTCCTCAACGCGGCCGGGCAGTACTTACAG CCTTACCCATACTCTAGTCTGCCTGGAGTCATGATCCCTCAGATGCCTGTAGGCTACGCACAGACTGCCTGCGCTTAtcag tatgCCTCTCCACACTGGTCAGGGGAACAGAGGACGCGACTCATCAATCAG aactATGTGGACTGCGGAGTGCAGACTTTACTGACGTTGCTGTAG
- the dazl gene encoding deleted in azoospermia-like isoform X4 yields the protein MGPSLKLSNGYVLPEGKMTPNTLFVGGIDTKVDENEIKDFFARYGPIKEVKIITYRGGICKGYGFVYFNDDVDIQTIVEQQISFKGRKLKLGPAIMKERSSRAVQSHLVGSASWMTPPQYIYCSCCPPTLSAPPNSPVLNAAGQYLQPYPYSSLPGVMIPQMPVGYAQTACAYQYASPHWSGEQRTRLINQNYVDCGVQTLLTLL from the exons ATGGGGCCTTCACTGAAACTTTCAAATGGATATGTTTTACCCGAAGGCAAAATGACaccaaacacactttttgttgGGGGAATCGACACGAAG GTGGACGAGAACGAAATAAAGGACTTCTTTGCCAGATATGGCCCAATAAAAGAAGTGAAAATAATAACATACCGCGGGGGCATATGCAAAGG ATATGGCTTTGTGTACTTCAATGATGACGTCGATATACAGACCATAGTTGAA CAACAGATCAGTTTTAAAGGACGAAAACTCAAGTTGGGACCAGCCATCATGAAGGAGAGAAGCTCAC GTGCTGTGCAGTCTCACCTTGTTGGCAGTGCTTCATGGATGACTCCCCCCCAGTACATCTATTGCAGCTGTTGCCCCCCAACTCTCAGCGCCCCTCCGAACTCTCCGGTCCTCAACGCGGCCGGGCAGTACTTACAG CCTTACCCATACTCTAGTCTGCCTGGAGTCATGATCCCTCAGATGCCTGTAGGCTACGCACAGACTGCCTGCGCTTAtcag tatgCCTCTCCACACTGGTCAGGGGAACAGAGGACGCGACTCATCAATCAG aactATGTGGACTGCGGAGTGCAGACTTTACTGACGTTGCTGTAG
- the dazl gene encoding deleted in azoospermia-like isoform X2 — protein sequence MDIQKQRNVNGYQMGPSLKLSNGYVLPEGKMTPNTLFVGGIDTKVDENEIKDFFARYGPIKEVKIITYRGGICKGYGFVYFNDDVDIQTIVEQQISFKGRKLKLGPAIMKERSSRAVQSHLVGSASWMTPPQYIYCSCCPPTLSAPPNSPVLNAAGQYLQPYPYSSLPGVMIPQMPVGYAQTACAYQYASPHWSGEQRTRLINQNYVDCGVQTLLTLL from the exons ATG GATATTCAGAAACAGCGCAACGTTAACGGATATCAGATGGGGCCTTCACTGAAACTTTCAAATGGATATGTTTTACCCGAAGGCAAAATGACaccaaacacactttttgttgGGGGAATCGACACGAAG GTGGACGAGAACGAAATAAAGGACTTCTTTGCCAGATATGGCCCAATAAAAGAAGTGAAAATAATAACATACCGCGGGGGCATATGCAAAGG ATATGGCTTTGTGTACTTCAATGATGACGTCGATATACAGACCATAGTTGAA CAACAGATCAGTTTTAAAGGACGAAAACTCAAGTTGGGACCAGCCATCATGAAGGAGAGAAGCTCAC GTGCTGTGCAGTCTCACCTTGTTGGCAGTGCTTCATGGATGACTCCCCCCCAGTACATCTATTGCAGCTGTTGCCCCCCAACTCTCAGCGCCCCTCCGAACTCTCCGGTCCTCAACGCGGCCGGGCAGTACTTACAG CCTTACCCATACTCTAGTCTGCCTGGAGTCATGATCCCTCAGATGCCTGTAGGCTACGCACAGACTGCCTGCGCTTAtcag tatgCCTCTCCACACTGGTCAGGGGAACAGAGGACGCGACTCATCAATCAG aactATGTGGACTGCGGAGTGCAGACTTTACTGACGTTGCTGTAG